The Pseudomonas alkylphenolica genomic sequence CGTTGTTCGCGCTGCTGGGGCAGGGATGCGTTCTCGATCATCGCCACCGGCGTGTCGGCTGCCAGGCCGCCTGCCAACAGGCCTTGCCGGACCTCTTCGAGTTTGCTCACGCCCATGTACACCACAAGGGTGATGCCACCCTGGGCGAGCGCCTGCCAGTTCAACGGGCTGTCATCCTGAGTGTGTGCGGTGACCAGGGTCACGCCCCGGCTTACGCCGCGCAAGGTCAGGGAAATGCCGCATTGGGTTGCCCCGGCAAGGCCGGCGGTAATGCCATTGACCAGTTCAGTTTCGATACCATGAGTCTGCAGCCAGGCAGCTTCTTCACCGCCACGCCCGAAAATGCACGGGTCGCCGCCCTTGAGCCGGGCCACACAACGGCCCTGGCGGGCGTAGCGCAGCATCAGACGCTGGATGAAGGCCTGGGGTGTGGAACGGCATCCGCCGCGTTTGCCTACGGCAACCACGCGCGCCTGAGGGCAGTGGGCGAGGATCTGCGGGTTGACCAGGTCGTCGATCAGGACCACCTCGGCTTCAGCCAGGGCACGCACGGCCTTGAGGGTCAGCAGTTCCGGGTCGCCAGGACCTGCACCAATCAGCCAGACTTTCGCATTCATCGGGTATTCCTCATCGGCAAAGGATGCCGTCAGCCTTTTAGCAGGCAGATCAGCAGGATCAGGTTGAGTAACAGCGACAGCAACGCCAGGCCGCGCCAGACCTTCAGTGGCTCGCGTTCGAGCAGTGGTCGAGGGCGTATGCTCAGGTGCTGGCGTTCGCTTTGTTCGAGCAGCAACAGCCATTGCTCGGCGGTTTCAAAACGTTGTTGCGGGTCGGCGAGCAATGCCTGGGTCAGGTTGTGCTCCAGCCATTCAGGCAGGTCTGGGCGGTAGCGCGCGGCGCTGGTGGGCTGGACAAAGCGTGGGCGCTGGAATGCTTCGATTTCGCCATAGGGGTAGTGACCGGTCAGCAGGTAGAACAGCGTCACGCCGACGCTGTACAAATCTTGCCGGGCGCTGGGCGGCTCGCCGCCGAACGCTTCCGGGGCAATG encodes the following:
- the cobA gene encoding uroporphyrinogen-III C-methyltransferase gives rise to the protein MNAKVWLIGAGPGDPELLTLKAVRALAEAEVVLIDDLVNPQILAHCPQARVVAVGKRGGCRSTPQAFIQRLMLRYARQGRCVARLKGGDPCIFGRGGEEAAWLQTHGIETELVNGITAGLAGATQCGISLTLRGVSRGVTLVTAHTQDDSPLNWQALAQGGITLVVYMGVSKLEEVRQGLLAGGLAADTPVAMIENASLPQQREQRSTLVQLCEDAARFKLSSPAILVIGEVAARRERRCDDSTCPAIAG